The Polynucleobacter sp. MWH-UH2A DNA segment GTGTTTATAGATAGTCAACCCAATTTGATAAGCGGCTAAAGTAATAAAGAGTGCAAATAGGGGGCTACCGGATAGGTATACCCAAATTTCTACAATGGAATGTTTTTCACTCATGACTTTCTTTCTTGCTCAGAAAGCGAACAACGACAGCGCTTGAGCCTATCGTGAGGATGACACTTCCAACGAGGGCCGCAATGATGGCAAAGGCATTTGCCTTGAGTTGCGGCAGAAATAAAACCACTCCAACAGCAGCCGGTACAAATAAGAGGCCAAGGTATTGGCTAAAAGTGTCCGCTACCGC contains these protein-coding regions:
- a CDS encoding CidA/LrgA family protein, which codes for MIFGLVQILLFQSLGELVSKFLLPTLPGPVIGLVLLVCWLVIRKGINAELAAVADTFSQYLGLLFVPAAVGVVLFLPQLKANAFAIIAALVGSVILTIGSSAVVVRFLSKKESHE